A region of the Variovorax sp. 54 genome:
ATACGCGGTCGACACACCCCGCACCAGCTCGCGATGGAACGAGGGCACGCGGTGCAGTGCGTCGCGCTCGGCCAGCACGGCCGCATGTTCGGAGGCCGCCTGGAAGTCGTCGCCATGCTCGACCAGCGTCACGCCGAGCGCGCGCATCGCGGCGTTCTTCTCGCGCGAATTGCCGTGCGGCACCACGATGGTCGCGGCCAGCCCGTGGCGCTGCGCCGCGAAGCCGACCGACTGGCCGTGGTTGCCGCGCGTGGCGCTGATCACATGGCGCACCTCGGGGTGTTCGCGCGCCAGGGTTTCGAAGTAAGTCAGGCCGCCGCGGATCTTGAAGGCGCCGACCGGCGTGTGGTTCTCGTGCTTGGCCCACACGGTGGTGCCTAGGCGCTGCGACAGCAGCGGCCAGGTGTACTGGGGCGTGGGCGGCATGGCGGCATGCACGGTGCGCAACGCAGCGTCGATCTCTTCGCGGGTGAATCGCATCAGGCGTCTTTCGTTCTTACTTGCGTTCGGTGAGCGCCACGCGCACGGCCAGCGCGGCCAGCACGCTGCCCATGATGTAGCGCTGCGCACGCAGCCAACCGGCACTTTGCGACAGCACCGCGGTGATGCTTGCGGCGCCGACGATCACCACGGTGTTGACCAGTGCGCTGCTCGCCATCTGCGCCAGGCCCAGCTGCAGGCTCTGCAGCAGCACCGAGCCGCGCTCGGGGTGGATGAACTGCGGAAAGAACGACAGGTAGAACATCGCCACCTTCGGGTTCAGCAGGTTCGTGAGAAAGCCCATGCGAAACAGCTTGGCCGGCGGATCGGCCGGCAGCGAACGGGCCTCGAAGGGCGCGTTGCCGCCGGGCTTGACCGCCTGCCACGCGAGCCACAGCAGGTAGGCCGCACCGGCAAAGCGGATCGCGTCGAACGCGACCGGCACCGCCAGCAGCAGCGCCGTGAGCCCCAGCGCCGCGGCGAACAGGTGTACCAGGAAGGCCATCAGCACGCCGCCCAGCGAGATCATCCCCGCGCGGCGGCCCTGGATCAGCGTGCGCGAGACGCAATAGATCATGTTCGGCCCCGGCGTGAGCGCCAGCAGCAAAGAGGCAAGAGCGAACCAGGCGATTTCGGTGAGGGTCAGCATGTCAGAGTCCTTTGGATTCGAGCGTGACGGGGCCGCGCGGCGTGTCGAACACCGCGACGAGGTTGGGTGGGCCGGCATCGACCGGCAAGCGGCCCATGCCGATGGCCGAGAGCGCGGCCGACAGTGCCGGCGCGCGCGGATGCGCCACGCGCAGCGAACGCAGCGTGAGGCCCGAGGCGGGCATGGCATCGGTCGGATGCACGGCGCCCCACTGGATCAGCGTGGGCAGCGCGCCGTAGAACAGGCGCTGGCCGTCGTCGCGCACCGTGATCTGCCATTCGAGCCGGCCGGCCGGCGTGTCGCGCGAGGCTTCGAGCAGGTGGCCGCGGTCGATGTGCGCATGCTCTTCACGCGCGAGCGCCTGCGTGGCAGCGTGCGCGTCGGGCACGCGCGCCACGAAGTGGATCAGCCGCGGGCCGCGCTGCACGAGCGCAGTCTGCAGCGCGGCGTCGTCGAGGTCGAACCAGCGGTGCGTCTTCGGCCGCGACGGCGCCTTGCCGGGCTCGATCGCGATGATCTCGGCATAGGCCCTCGGGAACGCGTCGCTCGCGATGTTCAGCAGCCGGTTGTGCGTGCCCATGAGCGGGTGCGCGCCGCCCGGCGCGGGCGTGACACCGAACGTGGCCTCGCACCATGCCACGCCCTCCGCCAGCGAAGCGGCGGCGATCACGAGGTGGTCGACTTCGGCAGGGGCCATGGTGTGCTTTCGTTCAGAGCGCGACGTGGCCATCGACGCAGGTCACGGCATCGCCGCCGACCCAGATCGTGCCGTCGCTGTCGCGCTCGATGTACACGCGGCCCGCGCGGCCCAGGCACTGGCCTTGCGCGGCCAGGTAGCGCTCGGGCATGTGGCCGTCGGCAATGAGCCATTCGGCCAGGCCCGCGTTGAAGCTGCCGGTGACCGGGTCTTCATCGACGCCGACGGCGGCTGCAAAGGCGCGCACCTCGAGATCGATCGTCACGCCGTCGGCGTCGGGCGCGACCACGGTTGTCGACCGCTTGCCGAAGGCGCGCGCTTCACGGTTGGAGCGGCTGATCAGCTGCGAGGAGTCGTGCGCCGAAGGCACGCCGGCCACGCCCACCTCGACGCCCAGTTCCTTGAGCAGCCGGTGGTCGGGGCGCAGTTGCAGCACCGCATCGGCGTTCTCGAGCAGCAGGCCGAGCCAGGCGGGGCCGTTCTGGAGCATCTGCGCCGCGACGATCTGCTGCGCCTTCAGACCCAGCGCGCCGGCCACCTTGGCCAGCAGCGCGGGGCTCGGTGCGCTGCGCTTGAGCGGCGGCGCGGCAAAGGCCAGGCGCGCGAGGCGCTCGCCGTCGCGCCGCAGCGGCACCAGCCCAGCGCCGCACTGCTGCACCACGCGGCCCGCCACCTTGGGCTTGCCGCCGGCCTGCAGCCATGCGTGGCAGCTGCCGATGGTCGGGTGGCCGGCAAAGGGCAGTTCGCCGCCGGGCGTGAAGATGCGCACGCGGTAGTCGGCGGTCGCGTCGGTCGGCGGCACCAGGAAGGTGGTCTCGGACAGGTTCGTCCACTGCGCAAAGCGCTGCATGGCGTCGTCGTCCAGGTCCTGGCCGTCGAGCACCACCGCGAGCGGGTTGCCGAGGTAGGCGGTGGCGGTGAAGACGTCGACTTGCTTGAAGGGGCGGGATTTCATCAGGGTCATTCGAGAGGTAAATCGAGCACGCCACGCGTGCCCGGTCGGGAAAGCAATTCCGAGTACCAACGCTCGACGTTCGGCCAGACCGGATGGCGGTACTCGGCGCCGGGCAGGCCGAACCAGCGGTGCGCTTCGCAGCCGATCGGGATGTCGGCCATGGTGAAGCGATCGCCGGCCATGTAGGGGCGCTGCGCGAGGTGCGCGTCGAGCATGGCGAACAGCGCCTCGCTGTCGCGCACCGACGCGGCAATCAGCGCGGGCTGGCGCTCCGAAGGCGCTGTGCGCACCCATTGCACGAAGGCGTCGCGGCTGGCGCGGTTGAGCGTGGTCTGCTGCCAGTCCATCCAGCGCTCGGCATCGAAGCGCGCGGGCAGCTCGCTCGGGTAGAGCGTGCCGTGCGCGTGCTTGGCGCAGAGGTAGCGCACGATGACGTTCGACTCCCACAGCGTGACGCGCTCGGCGCCTTCGCCGTCGTCGATGGTGGGCACCATGGCGTTCGGGTTGAGCGCGCGGTATTCGGGCGTCTGCACCACGCCGAACTTGCCGCCGGCCTCGGTGCGCTGGAAGTCGAGCCCGAGTTCCTGCGCGCACCACACGACCTTGCGCACGTTGATCGAGCTGATGCGGCCCCAGATGTTGAGCATGGGTGAGGTTCCTTGTGTGTGTTGGCCGAGGGGGCTCAGGCCGCCATGACGCGCGCCGTGCCCGACACGCGAACCGAGCTGCCCGCCACGGGCGAGATGTCGGCATGCAGGCGCGACAGCATGCCCATGTCTTCGCCCTGCACCACGTCGATGGCGCCCCCGTGGGGCCACCCGAGGTCGCGCAGGTAGCCCGCGAGCGCGGCCGTCGCGGCGCCGGTGGCCGGGTCTTCGTAGACGCCGCCCGAGGCAAAGGGGTTGCGTGTGTGAAAGCGCTGGGCGCTTTCTGCGTGGAGCCAAACGATGGTCGTCAGCTCGGCGCGTTGCATCAGCGCGCGGCCGGCTTCCAGC
Encoded here:
- a CDS encoding VOC family protein, which encodes MAPAEVDHLVIAAASLAEGVAWCEATFGVTPAPGGAHPLMGTHNRLLNIASDAFPRAYAEIIAIEPGKAPSRPKTHRWFDLDDAALQTALVQRGPRLIHFVARVPDAHAATQALAREEHAHIDRGHLLEASRDTPAGRLEWQITVRDDGQRLFYGALPTLIQWGAVHPTDAMPASGLTLRSLRVAHPRAPALSAALSAIGMGRLPVDAGPPNLVAVFDTPRGPVTLESKGL
- a CDS encoding glutathione S-transferase family protein; its protein translation is MLNIWGRISSINVRKVVWCAQELGLDFQRTEAGGKFGVVQTPEYRALNPNAMVPTIDDGEGAERVTLWESNVIVRYLCAKHAHGTLYPSELPARFDAERWMDWQQTTLNRASRDAFVQWVRTAPSERQPALIAASVRDSEALFAMLDAHLAQRPYMAGDRFTMADIPIGCEAHRWFGLPGAEYRHPVWPNVERWYSELLSRPGTRGVLDLPLE
- a CDS encoding LysE family translocator; its protein translation is MLTLTEIAWFALASLLLALTPGPNMIYCVSRTLIQGRRAGMISLGGVLMAFLVHLFAAALGLTALLLAVPVAFDAIRFAGAAYLLWLAWQAVKPGGNAPFEARSLPADPPAKLFRMGFLTNLLNPKVAMFYLSFFPQFIHPERGSVLLQSLQLGLAQMASSALVNTVVIVGAASITAVLSQSAGWLRAQRYIMGSVLAALAVRVALTERK
- a CDS encoding PhzF family phenazine biosynthesis protein, with protein sequence MKSRPFKQVDVFTATAYLGNPLAVVLDGQDLDDDAMQRFAQWTNLSETTFLVPPTDATADYRVRIFTPGGELPFAGHPTIGSCHAWLQAGGKPKVAGRVVQQCGAGLVPLRRDGERLARLAFAAPPLKRSAPSPALLAKVAGALGLKAQQIVAAQMLQNGPAWLGLLLENADAVLQLRPDHRLLKELGVEVGVAGVPSAHDSSQLISRSNREARAFGKRSTTVVAPDADGVTIDLEVRAFAAAVGVDEDPVTGSFNAGLAEWLIADGHMPERYLAAQGQCLGRAGRVYIERDSDGTIWVGGDAVTCVDGHVAL